In Methanosarcina siciliae T4/M, one genomic interval encodes:
- a CDS encoding leucine-rich repeat protein: MQKKRFFVLTTVMLLLSIAMLAMPAVATGEATITRTITPSEVSDGDIYNVTLTVSFNTDNDSIVIHEALPADWNLTEVDSGRYIWNTSEEDYTFLDFYGTVNLTGVTDTITYSVTVPDGTVSGTYDYGPSYVAGESASEEEFAWTVNTTGDDTVTINAVSLNIYSTAMENTNPGAPDPGIPANSTRFTTWASKAIDYSPSPQEIDGGFANPNASLGYPAGTYGVVCLGDLTQEMIDSGIDPGSIIVGFNVTIVNGDGHDFAVFENGFGTNDGIFGELGYVEVSTNGVTFARFPSISLTSEATGGYGTFDSTDIYNLAGKHAALWGTPFDLSDLAQSSEVLSGAVDLDNINYVRVVDIPGTGDFKDSLGNPIYDAWLTWGTGGFDLDAVGVINSQPKALDGFSASPTSGNAPLTVQFTDLSVGTNSWAWDFDNDGDVDSTEQNPTHIYETRGTYAVRLNVTYSEGSDEWVKTAYITVNTPAADYYTYTSSGSSITITGYSGPGGDVIIPGEIEGLPVTAIDDSVFMGYSNMTSVTLPDNVTGIGNNAFQGCTNLTSVTFGDSITEIGSSAFQSTGLTSVVLPDSVTSMGSSVFQDCTGLTSVTIGNGTSSIPDKTFYRCDHLTSMNISDSVTSIGKYAFRDCTNLTSVVLPDSVTSIGAYAFEGCTALTSITIPDSVTSIDRYAFRGCTALTSATIGSGVTGIGRGVFYQCTNLASVTIPDNVTEIGNDAFHWCNNLTSMTIGNNVTTIGSNAFNGCTGLSSVTIPDSVTTINDFAFSGCTNLTSITLPNSVISIGNFVFQDCSALTSVTFGSGLTSIGSNVFQSCTALNAINVDANNTVYTSIDGIVYNKDVTAVVLFPSAKAGSLVIPDSVTSISSYAFYGCAGLTSVTIGNSVTTIGDQAFNGCTALTSITIPDRVTEIGICAFQDCSALTSATFGTGLLTIGENAFNGCTNLTSAMIPNNVTTIGKSAFNGCTNLVSVMIGSGVTSIGANAKIAFHGCTALTEVSVDAANTAYSSIDGVVYDKAGTTLVFCPEGKSGSFVIPDSVTSIGAYAFNGCTNLTSVMIPNSVTSIGLNAFEHSGLTSVTIPNSVTSWGSNAFRDCSGLTSVNIPGNGATTIGNHAFSQCTNLTSVTIGDGVTSIGSSAFYACNGLTSITIPNSVITIGTSAFDDCPNLASVYMGNVTNIGASAFRRCTALTSVTIPGSVDSMGNNAFEGCTNLTSVTLSDGVRRIGMYAFQDCSALTSIDMGNVTVIQPYAFKGCTALTSVTIPDGATYISASMFYGCTALTSVTIPDSVTNIGASAFYDCTALTSMKFMGNAPTVGLNWANECTDLVAYYYEGATGFTTPTWNGVTCYPLTAAPVADFEAEVTSGIGPMIVNFTDLSTGSPDTWEWDFNNDGTVDSTEQNPSYTYTSAGTYTVNLTVANANGTDSEVKIDYITVSESSTPAEPVAAFTADVTSGTAPLTVNFTDQSTGSPTAWAWDFDNDGNVDSTEQNPSYTYNAAGNYTVNLTVENAAGTDFELKSDYIEVSETSGLTVTLYFDPESSSVSENESTEISVLASNFPAGLSGYNLTVAIDDPAVAEIINIEYPSWALITENSTLPGTSIYLKAVDGGDTVQVGAADVVLATLTVSGKEKGSANLSIEVDRLDDDSGNVIEPALLTGKIEVTLQSPLPDQEYAPKDLDGDGLYEDLTGNGEFSFVDIVAYFHNMDWIEANMPVEYFDFNGNGRIDFDDVVDMFAMI, encoded by the coding sequence ATGCAAAAAAAAAGGTTTTTTGTTCTGACAACAGTAATGCTTTTACTTTCCATAGCCATGCTGGCCATGCCAGCTGTTGCTACCGGTGAAGCAACAATAACAAGAACGATTACTCCCTCAGAAGTATCTGACGGAGATATCTACAATGTAACACTTACAGTTTCCTTCAATACTGACAATGATTCCATCGTAATACATGAAGCCCTTCCTGCAGACTGGAATCTTACTGAAGTTGACAGTGGACGTTACATCTGGAACACTTCCGAGGAAGATTATACATTCCTGGATTTTTACGGCACAGTCAACCTCACCGGAGTCACTGACACCATAACCTACAGTGTCACAGTGCCCGACGGAACAGTATCCGGTACCTATGACTACGGACCAAGCTATGTTGCAGGTGAATCTGCAAGTGAGGAGGAATTTGCATGGACGGTGAATACCACAGGCGATGACACTGTGACCATCAACGCGGTCAGCCTCAACATCTATTCTACTGCAATGGAGAACACCAATCCCGGGGCGCCAGATCCTGGCATACCGGCCAATTCCACCCGGTTCACTACATGGGCTTCCAAGGCGATCGATTACTCCCCAAGCCCTCAGGAAATTGACGGCGGATTCGCCAATCCGAATGCATCCCTCGGCTACCCCGCGGGCACTTACGGAGTTGTATGCCTGGGAGATCTTACTCAAGAGATGATAGATTCAGGTATTGATCCCGGCTCTATAATTGTTGGCTTCAACGTAACGATTGTAAACGGCGACGGTCACGACTTCGCGGTCTTCGAGAACGGGTTCGGGACAAACGACGGGATTTTTGGCGAACTAGGGTACGTTGAAGTGTCAACCAACGGCGTCACCTTCGCACGCTTCCCGTCCATCTCCCTGACCAGCGAAGCAACGGGCGGTTATGGAACCTTTGATTCCACTGACATATATAATCTGGCGGGGAAGCATGCCGCTTTGTGGGGCACTCCCTTCGATCTGAGCGACCTTGCCCAGTCGTCGGAAGTGCTCAGCGGTGCGGTGGACCTGGACAACATCAACTACGTGCGGGTCGTAGATATCCCTGGCACCGGGGACTTCAAGGACTCCCTGGGCAATCCAATATATGATGCATGGCTAACCTGGGGTACCGGTGGATTTGACCTCGATGCCGTGGGCGTGATCAACTCCCAGCCGAAAGCGTTGGATGGATTCTCCGCCTCTCCTACGAGCGGGAATGCCCCTCTGACGGTGCAGTTCACCGACCTGAGCGTTGGCACCAACTCATGGGCCTGGGACTTCGATAACGACGGAGATGTGGACTCGACGGAACAGAACCCGACGCATATATACGAAACGCGGGGCACCTACGCTGTCAGGCTGAATGTCACATATAGTGAAGGAAGCGATGAGTGGGTCAAGACGGCATACATCACCGTGAATACGCCCGCTGCGGATTACTATACCTATACCAGCAGTGGTTCATCCATAACCATAACTGGCTATTCCGGGCCTGGTGGCGACGTAATCATACCCGGTGAGATTGAAGGTCTCCCTGTCACTGCCATCGATGACAGCGTGTTCATGGGTTATTCCAATATGACATCGGTCACCCTACCCGATAATGTGACCGGCATAGGCAACAACGCGTTCCAGGGCTGCACCAATCTGACCTCGGTCACCTTCGGTGACAGCATCACCGAAATCGGTTCAAGTGCGTTCCAAAGCACCGGTCTGACGTCGGTGGTCCTTCCTGACAGCGTAACCAGCATGGGCAGCTCCGTGTTCCAGGACTGCACCGGTCTGACCTCGGTCACGATTGGCAACGGCACCAGCAGCATCCCTGACAAGACCTTCTACAGGTGTGATCACCTGACCTCAATGAACATATCTGATAGCGTAACCAGCATAGGCAAGTATGCGTTCCGCGATTGTACCAACCTGACGTCGGTGGTCCTTCCTGACAGCGTAACCAGCATAGGTGCATACGCGTTCGAAGGCTGTACCGCCCTGACCTCGATCACGATACCGGACAGTGTGACCAGCATAGACAGGTATGCTTTCCGCGGTTGCACTGCTCTGACCTCGGCCACCATCGGCAGCGGGGTCACCGGCATAGGGAGGGGTGTGTTCTACCAGTGCACCAACCTGGCCTCTGTGACCATACCGGACAATGTTACCGAAATCGGCAACGATGCATTCCACTGGTGCAACAACCTGACCTCGATGACCATAGGAAATAATGTCACCACCATCGGCAGCAATGCGTTCAACGGCTGCACAGGTCTGTCTTCTGTGACCATACCGGATAGTGTCACCACCATCAACGACTTTGCGTTCTCCGGCTGCACCAATCTGACTTCGATCACCCTACCAAACAGTGTGATCAGCATAGGCAACTTTGTGTTCCAAGACTGCAGCGCCCTGACATCGGTGACATTTGGCAGTGGGCTCACCAGCATAGGCAGCAATGTGTTCCAGAGTTGCACTGCTTTGAATGCTATAAACGTCGATGCCAACAATACTGTGTATACCAGCATTGATGGAATTGTGTACAATAAAGATGTCACCGCTGTGGTGCTGTTCCCTTCTGCTAAGGCCGGTTCACTGGTCATCCCGGACAGCGTAACCAGCATCAGTAGCTATGCGTTCTACGGCTGCGCCGGTCTGACCTCTGTGACCATCGGAAACAGTGTCACCACCATCGGCGATCAGGCGTTCAACGGCTGCACTGCTCTGACCTCGATAACCATACCGGACAGAGTCACCGAAATTGGTATCTGTGCTTTCCAAGACTGCAGCGCCCTGACATCAGCGACATTCGGAACCGGGCTCCTCACCATCGGGGAGAACGCATTCAACGGCTGCACTAATCTGACCTCCGCCATGATACCGAATAACGTGACCACCATCGGGAAGAGCGCATTCAACGGCTGCACCAACCTGGTATCGGTCATGATCGGTAGCGGCGTGACAAGCATCGGCGCCAATGCAAAAATCGCATTCCACGGTTGCACCGCCCTGACTGAGGTCTCTGTCGATGCTGCTAACACCGCGTACTCCAGCATAGACGGTGTCGTGTACGATAAGGCCGGAACAACTCTCGTGTTCTGCCCGGAAGGAAAGAGCGGTTCGTTCGTCATTCCGGACAGCGTAACCAGCATAGGCGCATACGCGTTCAACGGCTGCACTAATCTGACCTCGGTCATGATACCAAATAGCGTGACGAGCATCGGACTCAACGCCTTCGAGCACAGCGGTCTGACATCGGTCACGATACCAAACAGTGTGACCAGCTGGGGCAGCAATGCATTCAGAGACTGTAGCGGCCTTACCTCGGTGAACATACCGGGCAACGGCGCAACCACCATAGGAAATCACGCGTTCAGCCAATGTACCAATCTGACCTCGGTAACCATCGGCGACGGTGTCACCAGCATAGGCAGCAGTGCGTTCTATGCATGTAATGGCCTGACCTCGATCACGATACCGAACAGTGTGATCACCATAGGCACATCCGCATTCGACGACTGCCCCAACCTGGCATCGGTCTATATGGGCAACGTCACCAACATCGGTGCGTCCGCGTTCCGCAGATGCACCGCCCTTACTTCTGTGACCATACCGGGCAGCGTAGACTCCATGGGCAACAACGCTTTCGAAGGCTGCACTAATCTGACCTCGGTCACCCTCAGCGACGGCGTCCGCAGGATCGGAATGTACGCATTCCAGGACTGCAGCGCCCTTACCTCGATCGATATGGGCAACGTGACAGTCATCCAGCCGTATGCTTTCAAAGGCTGCACCGCCCTGACCTCTGTGACCATTCCGGACGGCGCTACCTACATCAGTGCCAGTATGTTCTACGGCTGCACTGCTCTAACCTCTGTGACCATCCCGGACAGTGTCACCAACATTGGTGCCAGTGCGTTCTACGACTGCACTGCCCTGACCTCGATGAAGTTCATGGGCAATGCGCCGACGGTCGGCCTCAACTGGGCAAATGAATGCACCGATCTGGTGGCGTACTACTACGAAGGTGCCACCGGCTTCACCACACCGACGTGGAACGGCGTCACCTGTTACCCGCTGACAGCGGCACCGGTGGCGGACTTCGAGGCCGAAGTGACATCAGGAATCGGGCCTATGATTGTGAATTTCACCGACCTGTCCACCGGATCGCCGGATACATGGGAATGGGACTTTAATAACGACGGAACAGTGGACTCAACAGAGCAGAACCCCTCGTATACATATACTTCAGCCGGTACTTACACTGTCAATCTCACGGTTGCAAATGCAAACGGGACCGATTCCGAGGTAAAGATTGATTATATCACAGTATCCGAATCATCCACGCCTGCAGAACCGGTTGCTGCTTTTACTGCTGATGTAACTAGCGGGACTGCTCCTCTAACAGTTAACTTTACCGACCAGTCCACAGGTTCGCCTACTGCCTGGGCATGGGACTTCGACAACGACGGAAACGTGGACTCAACTGAGCAGAACCCAAGCTATACTTATAATGCAGCCGGAAATTACACCGTAAATCTGACTGTGGAAAATGCTGCCGGAACTGACTTTGAGTTAAAATCGGATTACATAGAAGTTTCCGAAACTTCCGGGTTAACTGTTACTCTCTATTTCGACCCGGAAAGTTCCTCAGTTTCAGAAAACGAATCCACTGAAATAAGTGTTCTTGCCAGTAATTTCCCTGCAGGTCTTTCAGGCTATAACCTGACCGTTGCTATTGACGACCCGGCTGTTGCCGAGATAATCAACATCGAGTATCCCTCATGGGCTCTGATTACTGAGAACTCTACCCTACCAGGGACTTCTATCTACCTGAAGGCTGTTGACGGGGGAGATACCGTGCAGGTAGGAGCAGCAGATGTTGTGCTTGCAACTCTAACTGTTTCCGGAAAGGAGAAAGGATCTGCGAACCTATCCATAGAGGTTGACCGTCTGGATGACGATTCAGGAAATGTCATCGAGCCAGCTCTTTTGACAGGGAAAATTGAAGTGACCCTTCAGTCTCCCCTGCCTGATCAGGAATATGCTCCTAAGGACCTTGACGGAGACGGACTCTATGAAGACCTTACCGGAAACGGGGAGTTCAGCTTCGTGGATATAGTGGCGTACTTCCACAACATGGACTGGATAGAGGCAAATATGCCGGTGGAGTATTTCGACTTCAATGGTAACGGAAGGATAGACTTTGATGATGTTGTGGATATGTTTGCAATGATATAA
- a CDS encoding outer membrane protein assembly factor BamB family protein yields MNKYTLKIFMICLTLLLVAAAQPALGSEWAQFQNDKNNSGVTADAAPIDPRYLANWSVDINAPLDAAPVTGDGKVYEVAASGDVSAYYLNNRTLAWKNDDIQGTGGFELSTPAYNDGTLYVALSRGNASTHTEIHALYTCNGSVKWSNTSLGTYQTNTPITYSNDRIFFGTANVDTISTTNAGDYYCFNASTGQFIWKRSSETSSGYYWAGAAVAGNYAIYGDDAGHIVSVEWNNVTNGEVWKQDDVNVSGLYGVSGKIRSSICYSEEEGRIYFATRSGSHTCYVGFNATTGNFVPDDKDYNNIGYTSTPVVYNGRVYVGAGGWAQGAKLYCLDADTLNENWNYTGSTGGIQGSPAISTYYDGANGGQSGDVYVYFTNNGPAGSLYCLKDTPSTTSMDEALWIFTPEDATYTLQGPAILNGSVFYGNDNGYLYEVYTA; encoded by the coding sequence ATGAATAAATACACACTGAAAATATTCATGATTTGTCTAACCTTGCTCCTGGTGGCGGCTGCTCAGCCGGCGCTGGGCTCGGAATGGGCACAGTTCCAGAATGATAAAAATAATAGTGGGGTTACAGCCGATGCGGCACCTATTGACCCACGATATCTCGCCAACTGGTCAGTTGATATCAATGCGCCACTTGATGCCGCTCCGGTGACAGGAGATGGAAAGGTTTATGAAGTCGCCGCAAGCGGGGATGTCTCCGCTTATTACCTGAACAACAGGACACTAGCCTGGAAGAACGATGATATTCAAGGAACCGGGGGCTTTGAACTTTCAACTCCAGCTTACAACGATGGGACGCTTTACGTGGCACTCTCAAGAGGGAATGCAAGCACGCATACTGAGATCCATGCCCTTTACACCTGTAATGGTTCCGTAAAATGGTCAAACACCAGTCTCGGGACCTACCAGACAAATACCCCAATAACATATTCCAATGACAGGATCTTCTTCGGAACCGCCAACGTGGATACTATCTCCACTACTAACGCAGGTGACTACTATTGCTTCAATGCAAGTACAGGTCAATTTATATGGAAGCGGAGCAGCGAGACCTCTTCAGGTTATTACTGGGCAGGAGCAGCTGTTGCAGGCAACTATGCGATCTACGGTGATGACGCCGGCCATATAGTTTCCGTGGAGTGGAACAACGTAACAAACGGAGAAGTCTGGAAACAAGATGATGTAAACGTTTCTGGCTTATACGGTGTCAGTGGTAAAATCAGGTCTTCCATCTGCTACTCCGAGGAAGAAGGCCGCATCTACTTCGCAACAAGATCAGGAAGCCATACCTGTTATGTTGGCTTTAACGCAACCACAGGTAACTTCGTTCCCGATGATAAAGATTACAACAATATAGGCTACACCTCCACCCCGGTAGTCTATAACGGAAGAGTATATGTCGGAGCCGGAGGCTGGGCGCAAGGAGCCAAACTCTACTGTCTGGACGCCGACACCCTGAATGAAAACTGGAACTACACGGGCTCCACAGGTGGAATACAGGGTTCTCCCGCAATTTCCACATATTATGATGGTGCTAATGGGGGACAAAGTGGAGATGTTTATGTTTATTTCACCAATAACGGTCCAGCCGGTAGCTTGTACTGTCTGAAAGATACGCCCTCAACAACATCTATGGATGAAGCTCTGTGGATCTTTACACCTGAAGACGCGACATACACATTGCAGGGTCCTGCAATTTTAAATGGTTCTGTGTTTTATGGAAATGACAATGGCTATTTGTATGAAGTATATACTGCATAA